In Macadamia integrifolia cultivar HAES 741 chromosome 1, SCU_Mint_v3, whole genome shotgun sequence, a single window of DNA contains:
- the LOC122076545 gene encoding cytochrome P450 CYP736A12-like: MSSYWNIPLLILALGVVWWFSGRRNKIVGDRRLPPGPPGLPIIGNLHMLGKLPHHSLCKLANEYGPIMFIRLGQVPAIIVSSPKAAELFLKTYDAIFASRPNNCAAKHLSYGGKGIAFTQYGPYWSKMRRLCITEFLGNSKIELFKLMRQEELGNLVQSLKKDGEVGAMVDITAKVGSLIEQMTYRMVFGEKDDQFNIMKPVIKEALRISGAFNLADYIPYIGLLDIQGLIHRMKTISKVADEFLEKLIENHLQATRDHKDDFHNGFIDTMLSLMIKSGGKQDQQQYMMDRISIKAVTNDMLVGSMDSTTTTIEWAISELLKHPRVMKKLQDELKNVVGMNQVVKEEDLARLEYLNMVIKESMRLHPPGPLLVPRESMEDITIDKYHIPKKSWVIINVWAIGRDPNVWSDNAEEFLPKRFSGNNVDIQGHDLQLIPFGSGRRVCPGLQLGLTVVRLVLGQLVHCFDWELPNGILPIDLDMNEIYGLTVSRAKPLLAVPTYRLHISK; the protein is encoded by the exons ATGTCTTCTTATTGGAACATTCCACTTCTCATATTAGCTCTTGGAGTGGTATGGTGGTTTTCAGGTCGCCGGAATAAAATCGTCGGTGATCGCCGACTGCCACCCGGTCCTCCAGGACTACCAATTATCGGCAACCTCCACATGTTAGGTAAGCTCCCTCACCACAGCCTCTGTAAGTTGGCAAATGAGTATGGACCCATCATGTTCATTCGGCTTGGTCAAGTACCAGCCATTATAGTCTCTTCACCGAAGGCAGCTGAATTGTTTCTCAAGACCTATGATGCCATCTTTGCTAGTAGACCCAATAACTGTGCTGCCAAACATTTGTCTTATGGTGGCAAAGGCATAGCCTTCACTCAATATGGCCCTTACTGGAGCAAAATGCGTAGGCTATGCATAACTGAGTTTCTTGGCAACTCAAAGATTGAATTGTTCAAGTTGATGAGGCAAGAAGAGCTTGGAAACCTTGTTCAGTCACTCAAGAAAGATGGTGAGGTTGGTGCCATGGTGGATATCACTGCCAAGGTTGGATCACTCATCGAGCAGATGACTTACCGGATGGTGTTTGGAGAAAAGGATGATCAGTTCAATATCATGAAACCAGTTATTAAGGAAGCCTTAAGGATTTCTGGTGCTTTCAACCTTGCTGATTATATTCCTTACATCGGCTTACTTGACATTCAG GGATTGATTCACCGCATGAAGACTATTAGCAAGGTTGCTGATGAGTTCTTAGAGAAGCTCATTGAGAATCATTTGCAAGCTACTAGAGACCACAAAGATGATTTTCACAATGGCTTCATTGATACAATGTTGTCCTTGATGATAAAATCTGGTGGGAAACAGGATCAGCAGCAGTACATGATGGATCGGATAAGTATCAAAGCAGTCACAAATGATATGCTTGTTGGTTCAATGGACTCAACAACAACCACAATTGAATGGGCCATTTCGGAACTCTTGAAACATCCAAGGGTCATGAAAAAGCTCCAAGACGAGCTAAAGAATGTTGTTGGCATGAATCAAGTAGTGAAAGAAGAAGATTTAGCAAGGCTAGAATACTTGAATATGGTGATAAAGGAAAGCATGAGGCTTCATCCTCCTGGACCACTGCTTGTTCCTCGTGAATCAATGGAGGACATAACAATTGATAAATACCATATACCTAAGAAGTCTTGGGTCATCATAAATGTTTGGGCAATAGGTCGGGACCCTAATGTGTGGTCTGATAATGCTGAAGAATTCCTCCCAAAGAGATTTAGTGGCAACAATGTTGATATTCAAGGACATGACTTACAACTTATCCCATTTGGATCAGGTCGAAGAGTTTGCCCTGGTTTGCAATTGGGACTAACTGTGGTTCGACTAGTTCTTGGACAATTGGTGCATTGCTTTGATTGGGAGCTTCCAAATGGAATATTACCAATTGATTTAGACATGAATGAGATATATGGCCTCACGGTGTCAAGGGCAAAGCCTCTGCTCGCTGTTCCAACTTATCGTCTTCATATCTCCAAGTAA